The following DNA comes from Arcobacter cloacae.
GCACAAAATAAAGATTTTGATTTATATAAAAAAGAGGGAACTTCAGCTGGACATACTTTACTTGTAATTGGTGGAATCCATGGTGATGAACCAGGTGGATATTTTGCTCCTACATTTTTAGAAAAGTATTATAAAATCAAAAAAGGTAATCTTTGGATAGTTCCAAATCTAAATGGACATAGTATTATGGCAAATAGAAGAGGAATCTATAATGATATGAATAGGAAGTTTAACACAATAGATAAGAGTGATCCTGATTATTTCGTTGTTGAAAGAATCAAAAAAATAATGGTAGAAAAAGAGGTAGATTTAATACTAAATTTACATGATGGATATGGTTTTTATAGAGAACAATATGAAAATGCAATCTTTAATCCAAATGCTTGGGGACAAGCAACTATAATTGACCAAGAAAAAATAAAAGGTCTTGATAAATTTGGTAATTTAGATGAAATAGCAAGTTTAGTAAATAAAAATCTAAACAAAGATAATTTGTTTGAAGATTTCCACTCTTTTGGAGTTAAGAATACCCAAACAAAATTCAAAGATGAACAAATGCAATTATCTTTAACTTATTATGCAGTAACACATAATAAACCAGCGTTTGCTATAGAAACAAGTAAAAATATTACTGATTTAGCACATAAAGTTACTTATCAATTAAAATCAATTGAAGAGTTTAT
Coding sequences within:
- a CDS encoding M99 family carboxypeptidase catalytic domain-containing protein, giving the protein MKFITLLLLVFINLFAQNKDFDLYKKEGTSAGHTLLVIGGIHGDEPGGYFAPTFLEKYYKIKKGNLWIVPNLNGHSIMANRRGIYNDMNRKFNTIDKSDPDYFVVERIKKIMVEKEVDLILNLHDGYGFYREQYENAIFNPNAWGQATIIDQEKIKGLDKFGNLDEIASLVNKNLNKDNLFEDFHSFGVKNTQTKFKDEQMQLSLTYYAVTHNKPAFAIETSKNITDLAHKVTYQLKSIEEFMKIMDIEFERDFDINDYKEVEKRLYNFGKVIINDNIVFDLSDIKRTTRFVPLKKDNNDFKFEHILGAIKSVDNRYELYIGNFKVSDFYPQIFEIEQYKEKIKVEIDGKIVETNFASQLDVKDSFKILKSDFRVNIIGFSKDGVDSEDDILIKKSDIVDSFSVDNGKNKYRAEFYKDGKFYGMIILNFLKDK